A single window of Archangium gephyra DNA harbors:
- a CDS encoding sensor histidine kinase, giving the protein MLCAVVLAFWGVDALYLGRFSSWMLGVRVVWAVSLLVYTYLLRGVPLSWVGPLTDLNALISTACVLGLTVEMGGVGGPYFIMVPALPLAITLIYRRHVRSVIVCGGVGIAGTLLLLWRGSHTPTQALTWLSVVVGIALLAAYFAHQTFQVQRAEQQARIERARRESLEALAFSEHRRAQSEKLAIVGRLASGVAHEINNPLAYVGSNVNFVHTELLEARELDREELAEVLAETRLGLQHIQQIVSDLRGFARMDANEPMACSLADVAADALKLASLRLKHVSFLHVDVPADLPEIFVVRQRLVQVVLNLLINAGDVLESHPVPGSEVRLIGRAEQERVVLLVEDNGPGFAPQVLSRLFEAFFTTKSPDKGTGLGLTLSRELVEQFGGALSASNRPEGGARLRIEFPLHRAERSEEPSRGPEDSERGAA; this is encoded by the coding sequence GTGCTCTGTGCGGTCGTCCTGGCCTTCTGGGGGGTGGATGCCCTCTACCTGGGCCGCTTCAGCTCCTGGATGCTGGGCGTCCGCGTCGTGTGGGCCGTGAGCCTGCTGGTCTACACGTACCTGCTCCGCGGGGTGCCCTTGTCGTGGGTGGGTCCGCTCACGGACCTCAACGCGCTGATCTCCACGGCCTGTGTCCTGGGGCTCACCGTGGAGATGGGGGGCGTGGGCGGCCCCTACTTCATCATGGTGCCCGCCCTGCCGCTGGCCATCACCCTCATCTACCGGCGGCACGTGCGGTCCGTAATCGTATGCGGCGGGGTGGGGATCGCCGGGACCCTCCTGCTCTTGTGGAGGGGGAGCCACACGCCCACCCAGGCGTTGACCTGGCTCTCGGTGGTGGTGGGAATCGCCCTGCTCGCGGCGTACTTCGCCCACCAGACGTTCCAGGTGCAGCGGGCCGAGCAGCAGGCCCGGATCGAGCGCGCCCGCCGCGAGTCGCTCGAGGCACTGGCCTTCAGCGAGCACCGCCGGGCCCAGTCGGAGAAGCTGGCCATCGTCGGGCGGCTGGCGTCGGGCGTGGCGCATGAGATCAACAACCCGCTGGCCTACGTGGGCTCCAACGTCAACTTCGTGCACACCGAGCTGCTGGAGGCGAGGGAGCTCGACCGGGAGGAGCTGGCCGAGGTGCTCGCGGAGACGCGCCTGGGCCTCCAGCACATCCAGCAGATCGTCTCGGACCTGAGGGGCTTCGCGCGCATGGACGCGAACGAGCCCATGGCGTGCTCGCTGGCGGACGTGGCGGCCGATGCCCTGAAGCTGGCCTCGCTCCGGTTGAAGCACGTGTCCTTCCTGCATGTGGACGTGCCCGCGGACCTGCCGGAGATCTTCGTCGTGCGGCAACGGCTGGTGCAGGTGGTGCTCAACCTGCTGATCAACGCCGGAGACGTGCTGGAGTCCCACCCGGTGCCGGGCAGCGAGGTGCGGTTGATCGGCCGCGCCGAGCAGGAGCGCGTGGTGCTGCTCGTCGAGGACAACGGGCCCGGTTTCGCCCCGCAGGTGCTGTCCCGGCTCTTCGAGGCCTTCTTCACCACCAAGAGCCCCGACAAGGGCACCGGCCTGGGGCTGACCCTGTCGCGCGAGCTGGTGGAGCAGTTCGGCGGCGCGCTCTCCGCCAGCAACCGACCGGAGGGGGGGGCCCGCCTGCGCATCGAGTTCCCCCTGCACCGGGCCGAGCGCTCCGAGGAGCCCTCCCGCGGGCCGGAGGACAGCGAGCGCGGAGCCGCCTGA
- a CDS encoding NUDIX hydrolase codes for MPREASAGGIVIREQGGELEVAVIRPHGRSLWALPKGHVDPGETPEQTAVREVWEETGLKATLVAPLGEIRYVYQFRGQRIFKRVHFYLFRYQSGVLGDIQHAGHRVEVDETRWVPLVRVAALLGYKGEKAIAARAARMLLRAGASLALSGVLRPEGSGD; via the coding sequence ATGCCCCGTGAGGCGTCCGCCGGAGGAATAGTCATCCGAGAGCAGGGGGGCGAGCTGGAGGTGGCCGTCATCCGGCCCCACGGCCGCTCCCTGTGGGCGCTTCCCAAGGGGCATGTGGACCCGGGGGAGACGCCCGAGCAGACCGCCGTGCGCGAGGTGTGGGAGGAGACGGGCCTGAAGGCCACGCTCGTCGCGCCACTGGGGGAGATCCGCTACGTCTACCAGTTCCGCGGGCAGCGCATCTTCAAGCGGGTGCACTTCTACCTGTTCCGCTACCAGTCCGGGGTGCTGGGGGACATCCAGCACGCGGGGCACCGGGTGGAGGTGGACGAGACGCGCTGGGTGCCACTGGTGCGGGTGGCGGCGCTGCTGGGCTACAAGGGCGAGAAGGCCATCGCCGCGCGCGCGGCCAGGATGCTGCTGCGCGCGGGGGCCAGCCTCGCCCTGTCCGGGGTGCTGCGCCCGGAGGGCTCCGGCGACTAG
- the groES gene encoding co-chaperone GroES, whose product MKIRPLQDRLIVKRVAEENKTKGGLFIPDTAKEKPLEGHVLAVGNGKVLEDGKVRPLDIKAGDTILFSKYAGTEIKIDGEEHLILREEDVLGVIEK is encoded by the coding sequence ATGAAGATTCGTCCCCTGCAGGATCGTCTGATCGTCAAGCGCGTGGCCGAGGAGAACAAGACCAAGGGCGGTCTGTTCATCCCCGACACCGCCAAGGAGAAGCCCCTCGAGGGCCATGTGCTCGCGGTCGGCAACGGCAAGGTGCTCGAGGACGGCAAGGTCCGCCCGCTCGACATCAAGGCCGGTGACACCATCCTGTTCAGCAAGTACGCGGGCACCGAGATCAAGATCGACGGTGAGGAGCACCTCATCCTCCGTGAGGAGGATGTGCTCGGCGTGATCGAGAAGTAA
- a CDS encoding ABC transporter substrate-binding protein, which yields MHRVLPLIAAFALCALACERKSPPPPAPAPATSEQRAPTQEGPLVIGSLGSLTGSEASFGTVVRDGIQFAVEQVNAEGGVKGRKVELRAYDTQGKLEESVAAAKRLLTQDKVVLILGDVTSSGSLAIADAVQAARVPMVTPSSTHPDVTRKGDFVFRTCFIDPFQGGAMARFARENLKLERVAVMHDSKNASSLGLSEAFTEAFKKRGGTVVAVESYAKGDSDYRAPLLAVKKAKPQALYLPGFYSEVGVIARQAREMGLTMPLLGGDGWESDRIFELAGGALEGAYYSSHYAEDNPAPELQRFITSFRERYGRSPEAASALGYDAAKVALAAIERAKSLSGPDIRDALASTKDHPGATGTLTLDADRNPVKPAVILTIREGKRRFAAAVTP from the coding sequence ATGCACCGCGTCCTCCCGCTGATCGCCGCCTTTGCCCTGTGCGCCCTCGCCTGTGAGCGGAAGTCCCCGCCGCCACCGGCCCCCGCTCCCGCCACCTCGGAGCAACGTGCCCCCACGCAGGAGGGGCCCCTCGTCATCGGCTCGTTGGGGAGTCTCACGGGCTCGGAGGCCTCGTTCGGCACCGTGGTGCGCGATGGCATCCAGTTCGCCGTGGAGCAGGTGAATGCCGAGGGCGGCGTGAAGGGCCGCAAGGTGGAGCTGCGCGCCTATGACACCCAGGGCAAGCTCGAGGAGTCCGTGGCCGCGGCCAAGCGCCTCCTCACGCAGGACAAGGTGGTGCTCATCCTCGGAGACGTGACGTCGTCCGGCTCGCTGGCCATCGCCGACGCGGTGCAGGCGGCCCGGGTGCCCATGGTGACGCCCTCGTCCACCCACCCGGATGTCACCCGGAAGGGCGACTTCGTCTTCCGCACCTGCTTCATCGATCCCTTCCAGGGTGGCGCCATGGCCCGCTTCGCCCGGGAGAACCTGAAGCTCGAGCGCGTGGCGGTGATGCACGACAGCAAGAACGCCTCTTCCCTCGGCCTGAGCGAGGCCTTCACCGAGGCCTTCAAGAAGCGGGGCGGGACGGTGGTGGCGGTGGAGAGCTACGCCAAGGGGGACTCGGACTACCGCGCGCCGCTGCTGGCGGTGAAGAAGGCGAAGCCCCAGGCCCTGTACCTGCCGGGCTTCTACAGCGAGGTGGGGGTCATCGCCCGCCAGGCGCGCGAGATGGGCCTGACGATGCCGCTGCTGGGCGGCGATGGCTGGGAGTCGGACCGCATCTTCGAGCTCGCGGGCGGTGCGCTGGAGGGCGCCTACTACTCCTCGCACTACGCCGAGGACAACCCCGCCCCCGAGCTCCAGCGCTTCATCACCTCGTTCCGCGAGCGCTACGGCCGCTCTCCCGAGGCCGCCTCCGCGCTGGGCTATGACGCCGCGAAGGTGGCGCTCGCGGCCATCGAGCGGGCGAAGTCGCTCTCCGGCCCGGACATCCGCGACGCGCTCGCGAGCACGAAGGACCATCCCGGCGCCACGGGCACCCTCACCCTGGACGCGGACCGCAACCCGGTGAAGCCCGC
- the groL gene encoding chaperonin GroEL (60 kDa chaperone family; promotes refolding of misfolded polypeptides especially under stressful conditions; forms two stacked rings of heptamers to form a barrel-shaped 14mer; ends can be capped by GroES; misfolded proteins enter the barrel where they are refolded when GroES binds), with amino-acid sequence MAKDILFDVRAREAILRGVNILADAVKVTLGPKGRNVVIEKSFGSPTITKDGVTVAKEIELENKFENMGAQMVKEVASKTSDVAGDGTTTATVLAQAIFREGAKLVAAGHNPMDIKRGIDKAVAAIVAELKNLAKPTKDKKEIAQVGTISANGDTTIGQIIADAMEKVGKEGVITVEEAKGLDTTLDVVEGMQFDRGYLSPYFVTDPERMEVVLNDCLILINEKKISSMKDMLPILEQVARSGKPLLIIAEDIEGEALATLVVNKIRGVLNVAAVKAPGFGDRRKAMLEDIATLTGGRMIAEDLGIKMETLTLNDLGKAKRITIDKDNTTIVDGAGAQKDIEARVKQIRAQIEETTSDYDREKLQERLAKLVGGVAVINVGAATETEMKEKKARVEDALNATRAAVEEGVVPGGGVALLRCSKALDTLKVEAGEKFGVDIIRRAVEEPLRQIVGNGGLEGSVIVNKVKEGTGSFGFNAATSVYEDLLAAGVIDPAKVSRYALQNAASVASLMLTTEAMVAERPKEEKDMPAGGGMGGMGGMGGMGGMGM; translated from the coding sequence ATGGCGAAAGACATTCTGTTCGACGTACGCGCTCGCGAGGCCATTCTCCGCGGCGTGAACATCCTGGCCGACGCGGTGAAGGTCACCCTGGGCCCCAAGGGCCGCAACGTGGTGATCGAGAAGTCGTTCGGCTCGCCCACGATCACCAAGGACGGCGTGACCGTCGCCAAGGAGATCGAGCTCGAGAACAAGTTCGAGAACATGGGCGCGCAGATGGTGAAGGAGGTTGCCTCCAAGACCTCCGACGTGGCCGGTGACGGCACCACCACCGCGACCGTGCTGGCCCAGGCCATCTTCCGCGAGGGCGCGAAGCTGGTGGCCGCCGGTCACAACCCGATGGACATCAAGCGCGGCATCGACAAGGCCGTGGCCGCCATCGTGGCCGAGCTGAAGAACCTGGCCAAGCCGACCAAGGACAAGAAGGAGATCGCCCAGGTCGGTACCATCTCCGCCAACGGCGACACCACCATCGGGCAGATCATCGCCGACGCGATGGAGAAGGTCGGCAAGGAGGGCGTCATCACGGTGGAGGAGGCCAAGGGCCTGGACACCACCCTGGACGTGGTCGAGGGCATGCAGTTCGACCGCGGCTACCTCTCCCCGTACTTCGTGACGGACCCGGAGCGCATGGAGGTCGTCCTCAACGACTGCCTCATCCTCATCAACGAGAAGAAGATCTCCTCGATGAAGGACATGCTCCCCATCCTCGAGCAGGTGGCCCGCTCCGGCAAGCCGCTGCTGATCATCGCCGAGGACATCGAGGGCGAGGCCCTGGCCACCCTGGTGGTGAACAAGATCCGCGGCGTGCTGAACGTGGCCGCGGTGAAGGCGCCGGGCTTCGGTGACCGCCGCAAGGCCATGCTCGAGGACATCGCCACCCTGACGGGCGGCCGGATGATCGCCGAGGACCTGGGCATCAAGATGGAGACGCTGACGCTCAACGATCTGGGCAAGGCCAAGCGCATCACCATCGACAAGGACAACACCACCATCGTCGACGGTGCCGGTGCGCAGAAGGACATCGAGGCGCGCGTGAAGCAGATCCGCGCCCAGATCGAGGAGACCACCAGCGACTACGATCGCGAGAAGCTCCAGGAGCGTCTGGCGAAGCTGGTGGGCGGCGTGGCCGTCATCAACGTGGGCGCCGCGACCGAGACGGAGATGAAGGAGAAGAAGGCCCGCGTGGAGGACGCGCTCAACGCGACCCGCGCGGCCGTCGAGGAGGGCGTGGTCCCTGGCGGTGGCGTGGCCCTGCTGCGCTGCTCCAAGGCCCTGGACACCCTCAAGGTCGAGGCCGGTGAGAAGTTCGGCGTGGACATCATCCGCCGCGCCGTCGAGGAGCCGCTGCGCCAGATCGTCGGCAACGGCGGTCTCGAGGGCAGCGTCATCGTCAACAAGGTCAAGGAGGGCACTGGCTCGTTCGGCTTCAACGCCGCCACCAGCGTCTACGAGGACCTGCTGGCCGCCGGCGTCATCGACCCGGCCAAGGTGAGCCGCTACGCGCTGCAGAACGCGGCCTCCGTGGCCTCCCTGATGCTCACCACCGAGGCGATGGTGGCCGAGCGTCCGAAGGAGGAGAAGGACATGCCCGCCGGCGGCGGTATGGGCGGCATGGGCGGCATGGGCGGTATGGGCGGCATGGGCATGTAG
- the rpoZ gene encoding DNA-directed RNA polymerase subunit omega — translation MARVTVEDCLPLVDNRFALVLLAAKRARQLMAGARPIIDTSKNKPPVLSLREVATGHVKFDRDVREALTGKYAASEKANGA, via the coding sequence ATGGCTCGCGTCACAGTCGAAGACTGCCTCCCCCTGGTCGACAACCGCTTCGCGCTCGTGCTGCTGGCGGCCAAGCGCGCCCGTCAGCTCATGGCCGGCGCCCGCCCCATCATCGACACCTCGAAGAACAAGCCGCCCGTGCTCTCGCTGCGCGAGGTGGCCACCGGCCACGTGAAGTTCGACCGGGACGTGCGCGAGGCCCTCACCGGCAAGTACGCGGCGTCCGAGAAGGCCAACGGCGCCTAG